A region of bacterium DNA encodes the following proteins:
- a CDS encoding sigma-54 dependent transcriptional regulator, giving the protein MKPDQATILVVDDEESIRKSLQGILEDEGYRVLLAQDAQRALSILEEETPDCVLLDIWLPDKDGMAVLEEMRRGWPILPVVMISGHGSIDLAVRATKLGAYDFIEKPLSLEKILLVVRNALRYSSLEQENRWLRQQVSPREEVTGISLPIQRLREQIRIIAPTSSFVLIHGENGTGKEVVARAIYRHSKRSQGPFVEVNCAAIPEELIESELFGHERGAFTGATQMRRGKFDLAHGGTLFLDEIGDMSLSTQAKILRILQEQRFQRVGGSRFIQVDVRVVAATNKDLEEEIRAGRFREDLYHRLNVIPVEVPPLRDRLEDIPLLVDEFVEEFCKGRGYPRRQFSHGVMEAFQKYSWPGNVRELKNVVERLLILARSQVVEIADLTPPIWAGPQVPKPGTRAPQSLREAREAFEKAFLEEKLREYGGNVSRTAEAVGLERSHLHKKLKELGIRMRGETYG; this is encoded by the coding sequence ATGAAACCCGATCAGGCAACCATACTCGTGGTGGACGACGAAGAGAGCATTCGCAAGTCTCTACAAGGTATTCTGGAAGATGAGGGATATCGGGTGCTGCTGGCCCAGGACGCTCAGAGGGCCCTGTCCATCCTGGAAGAGGAAACTCCCGATTGCGTTTTGCTGGATATCTGGCTGCCTGACAAAGATGGCATGGCTGTCTTGGAAGAGATGAGAAGGGGCTGGCCCATCTTGCCCGTAGTGATGATCTCTGGACACGGCTCCATAGATCTGGCAGTTAGAGCAACCAAACTGGGGGCCTATGATTTCATCGAAAAGCCCCTTTCCCTTGAAAAGATACTTCTGGTGGTGAGAAACGCCCTCAGATATTCCTCCCTGGAGCAGGAGAACCGTTGGCTTCGCCAGCAGGTAAGTCCCAGGGAGGAAGTGACGGGGATAAGTCTCCCAATCCAGAGACTTAGGGAGCAGATCAGGATCATAGCCCCTACCTCCAGTTTTGTGCTCATACATGGGGAGAACGGTACAGGCAAGGAGGTGGTGGCTCGCGCCATATACAGGCACAGCAAGAGATCTCAGGGGCCCTTTGTGGAGGTCAACTGTGCTGCCATTCCAGAAGAACTGATCGAGAGCGAACTTTTCGGCCACGAGCGGGGAGCCTTCACAGGGGCCACTCAGATGCGCAGGGGCAAGTTTGATCTGGCTCACGGGGGGACTCTCTTTTTGGATGAGATCGGTGACATGAGCCTGAGTACCCAGGCCAAGATTCTGAGGATTCTCCAGGAGCAGAGATTTCAAAGGGTAGGGGGAAGCCGCTTCATACAGGTAGACGTTAGGGTAGTGGCTGCCACCAACAAAGACCTGGAAGAAGAGATCAGGGCTGGCAGGTTCCGGGAGGATCTATACCACAGACTCAACGTAATTCCGGTGGAGGTGCCTCCTCTCAGGGACAGATTGGAGGACATCCCTCTGTTGGTGGATGAGTTTGTGGAGGAGTTCTGCAAGGGCAGAGGATATCCCAGGAGGCAGTTCTCCCATGGGGTGATGGAGGCTTTTCAGAAATATAGCTGGCCTGGAAACGTAAGAGAGCTGAAAAACGTGGTAGAGAGGTTGTTGATTTTGGCCCGTTCCCAGGTGGTGGAGATCGCAGATCTGACACCACCCATATGGGCTGGACCCCAGGTCCCAAAGCCTGGAACCAGAGCACCGCAGAGCCTCAGAGAGGCCCGAGAGGCTTTTGAAAAAGCTTTTCTGGAGGAAAAGCTCAGAGAATATGGTGGGAATGTATCCCGCACTGCAGAAGCCGTGGGTTTGGAAAGAAGTCATCTACACAAGAAGCTCAAGGAGCTGGGGATAAGGATGAGGGGGGAAACCTATGGCTGA